GCCCATAATTACTTTTTTGTCTCCAACGGCATCCTTGATTTGGGCAATAGCACCCTCACTAAAGGATTTCATGGTCCAGTTCTGATCGCATCCGCACACATCAAAAAGGAAATGGCGAATCATGGCAGACCCGTTAATAGAATGCTCCACTTCCGGATGAAATTGAAGACCGAATAGTTTTTTAGAATAATTTGCAATGGCTGCTATGGGGGTATTGTCAGTCTGTGCCGTAATTTCAAACCCTGGGGGCAACGTTTTTGCGGAATCGCCATGGCTCATCCAGCACTGGAAGCTGTCGTCCATCTCCTTGAAAAGCGGGTTGCCTGAATTAATGCGTAGTTCTGCAAAGCCATACTCTTTTTTGCCGGCTTGCTCAATGGTACCTCCAAGGGTATGTACCATATACTGCATGCCGTAGCAGATACCAAGAATTGGTACGCCTAAGTCAAAAATGCCGGCGTCGATGGTTGGACTGTCCTCTTCATAAATTGATGAAGGTCCGCCGGAAAGAATGATGCCCGTGGGAGAAAGCTCTTTTAATTTATCAAGGGGAATGTCAGCTGCTTCCACCTGACAATAAACATTATTTTCCCTGACACGCCGAGCAATCAGTTGATTAAACTGGGATCCGAAGTCAATAACAATGATCATGGGTATTTCCTGCAATGATTAGATTTAAATCCATAAATTTTCCTATAAACATGTGAAAATTGCAAGTTGTTTTTGGTCTGAACTTGCCAAGAATGAAGGATTATGTTTTATTAGGTTCGCTTTTAATATTTTAAATTTTAAGGAGATTGGATGTATTTAGCCAGTGATTTGAGAAAAGGGCTTAAACTGGAGATTGACGGTGATCCCCATGTGATTGTCGGTTTTGAGTTTAAAAAACCGGGCAAGGGACAGTCCCTGTATAAATGCAAACTTAAGAACATGATCACAGGTGCCCAGTTTGAACGAACCTACCGTTCCGGTGACAAATTTGAAAAGGCGGACCTGGAAGAAACGGATATGGAGTACCTCTATTCAGACCGGGACGGCTGGTGGTTCATGAATTCCACCACCTACGATCAGATCATGTTGACCAAAGAACAGATCGGAGAAAACGTGGATCTGTTAAAGGAGAACACCGTTTGTACTGTGCTCCTGCATAATCAGAACCCCATTGGTGTTACACTTCCCAACTTTGTAATCCTGCGGGTCACTTCCACAGAGCCCTGGGCCAAAGGTGATACCGCCACTGGCGATACTAAACCGGCCACGGTTGAAACCGGGTTTGAAGTTCAGGTGCCGCCATTTGTAAATGAAGACCAGTTGATCAAGATTGATACCCGGACCCGGGAATACAGTGAGCGTGCCAGCGAATAGTTTTCAAAAATAAGATTTTTTTAAATGAGAGACTGTGTAACCGAACGCAGATTTTTCAATTTTGTGGTGGGCTGAGCCTGAGTGTCGATCAGGCCAGCCCACGGCTGTTATTGGGATCCGGCCTGGGAAGGTGCCTTCCCGGCCAGGATGATCCTAATTTATTTGAAAAATGAGAGCAGCGCGTGAAGGTTCGTCATAGGATGGGGCGGGCATCCAGGGATAAACAGATCCACCGGTAGAATCTTATCCAGGCCCTCGGTAATTTCAGGGCTTCCGGTGAACGGGCCGCCGCTGATGGTGCATGAGCCAACAGCAATGACGACTTTCGGAGCAGGTGTCGCCTCATAGGTCTGGAGCAGGGCTGTTTTCATGTTCCTGGATATGGGGCCTGTCACCACAATACCATCGGCATGGCGGGGAGAGGCAACAAAGTTGATGCCGAATCTGGCCAGGTCAAAAAAAGGCGTTGCCAGTACGTTTAAGTCAGCTTCACAGGCGTTACAGCCGGCTGCCGATACCTGGCGCAGTTGCAGGGAACGTCCGAACAGTTTTTTGAAATGTTGTTTGCTGTGCTCGGCCAAGGCGGGCAGATTACCTGATGTGATTAGATCTGCGCGTTCGGACGTGGCAATTTCATAATCATTGGTGAACTTAATCTGTCCGTTGGAAGTATTTTCGCAGGTCCCGCAGAATACGCATCGCCCCATGTCGATTTTCTGATTCGGTACATCTATGGCATCCTGAGGGCAGGATGCGGCACAGGCTTCAAGGGTGGCTGCAGAAATATTATTCTGGATAATGGGTCTGCCTCGGTAGCGGGGAAATACCTTGACCTGTTCTTTGGGATACCGGTTGGTCCGGCAGCCTTGTTCAAATCTGTTTTTCAGTACACTGAGCATATGATATTCTCCGCTTTTCTAAAGATCAAATCCGCAGTAGGATAGATTAAAACTCTTATTGTTTAAGGGAAAATCAGATATCCCTGTATCCCTGAGCGCCATGGCCAGTCCAGTCCAGTTATGAAAAGAGGGATCCTTGATTTTGTACCTCAAAATTTTCCCATTTTCATCGGTTAAAATAGCATGGGAAACTTCCCCCCGCCAGGCCTCATTCAAGGCGACGGAAAAACATGAAGCCGGTAAGTCGTTTGGCATGCTGTCGCTGACACATTGGGTTTCCACGGGGATGGCAGCCAGGGATTCGACTATTTGAAGGGATTGAAGGACTTCGTCATATCTGACCTTGGCCCTGGCGTAGACGTCGCCTGTTGTTTTTTTGTTTTCCGGTATGCCCATGTGCGGGTAGTGCTCTGTGGGAAAACACCGTCTTACATCGTATGCCAAGCCGCTGGCCCGGCCGGCAGGCCCAACCAGTCCGAGATGATCGGCATCTTCATGGCTCACTGCTCCGCACTCCTCAAATCGGGACCGAACGGTGACGGCGTTGAAAAGAAGCTCCAGTACATGTGTCACTTCGGGTCTAAGTTCTGCAAGGCGTTCATTGAGCACTTGTCTGACATCATCGGACAAGGGGAATCGAACCCCGCCGGGTCGAACCAACCCTTTACCAAACCGGTTGCCGCAAATTAGCAGGGACAAATTGAGGAAATCTCCCCTGATCCTGCCAAAATAGTTGGCCGGTGGCAGAAAGGCAACATCGCCACTGAGTGCGCCTAGGTCACCAATGTGGTTGGCCAAACGCTCAAGTTCCAGGGCGATGGTTCGGATGATCCGGGCGCCTTGATCCGGTTCAATCCCGGTCAGCGCCTCCAGGTTCTGGGCCATGCACAGGCTGTGACCGATGGTGGTATCACCTGCAATGTTTTCACCAATGATGGGAAGCCGCTTTGCCGGTACCATCAGAAGCTGTTGTTCAATGCCCCGGTGCTGATAGCCCAGTTGGATTTCTAGGTGCAGAACACGTTCTCCGATGCAGTTGAACCTGAAATGGCCAGGCTCGATGACCCCGGCATGGACCGGTCCAACAGCCACCTCGTGGATCTCTTCGCCGTCC
This window of the uncultured Desulfobacter sp. genome carries:
- the efp gene encoding elongation factor P — translated: MYLASDLRKGLKLEIDGDPHVIVGFEFKKPGKGQSLYKCKLKNMITGAQFERTYRSGDKFEKADLEETDMEYLYSDRDGWWFMNSTTYDQIMLTKEQIGENVDLLKENTVCTVLLHNQNPIGVTLPNFVILRVTSTEPWAKGDTATGDTKPATVETGFEVQVPPFVNEDQLIKIDTRTREYSERASE
- the nuoB gene encoding NADH-quinone oxidoreductase subunit NuoB — protein: MLSVLKNRFEQGCRTNRYPKEQVKVFPRYRGRPIIQNNISAATLEACAASCPQDAIDVPNQKIDMGRCVFCGTCENTSNGQIKFTNDYEIATSERADLITSGNLPALAEHSKQHFKKLFGRSLQLRQVSAAGCNACEADLNVLATPFFDLARFGINFVASPRHADGIVVTGPISRNMKTALLQTYEATPAPKVVIAVGSCTISGGPFTGSPEITEGLDKILPVDLFIPGCPPHPMTNLHALLSFFK
- a CDS encoding hydrogenase, encoding MSNAFLQISNAQKVSRDAIPHLSFDEFRSQALDMVSNGGKVVQYFAYPDKNQLKLLAVLRTDKLFVGGCDVPDNYQSLAQTSEPFHLFEREMAEQYGISPKGHPWLKMVRYHPNYTDGADDVFGNDYSQDIPGNYEYYQVDGEEIHEVAVGPVHAGVIEPGHFRFNCIGERVLHLEIQLGYQHRGIEQQLLMVPAKRLPIIGENIAGDTTIGHSLCMAQNLEALTGIEPDQGARIIRTIALELERLANHIGDLGALSGDVAFLPPANYFGRIRGDFLNLSLLICGNRFGKGLVRPGGVRFPLSDDVRQVLNERLAELRPEVTHVLELLFNAVTVRSRFEECGAVSHEDADHLGLVGPAGRASGLAYDVRRCFPTEHYPHMGIPENKKTTGDVYARAKVRYDEVLQSLQIVESLAAIPVETQCVSDSMPNDLPASCFSVALNEAWRGEVSHAILTDENGKILRYKIKDPSFHNWTGLAMALRDTGISDFPLNNKSFNLSYCGFDL